In Dermochelys coriacea isolate rDerCor1 chromosome 16, rDerCor1.pri.v4, whole genome shotgun sequence, one genomic interval encodes:
- the FBXW2 gene encoding F-box/WD repeat-containing protein 2 isoform X3, which yields MEKKDFEAWLDNISVTFFSLTDLQKNETLDHLISLSGAVQLRHLSNNLEILLKRDFLKLLPLELSFYLLKWLDPQTLLTCCLVSKQWNKVISACTEVWQTACKNLGWQIDDSVQDPLHWKKVYLKAILRMKQLKDHEAFETSSLIGHSARVYALYYKDGLLCTGSDDLSAKLWDVSTGQCIYGIQTHTCATVKFDEQKLVTGSFDNTVACWEWSSGAKIQHFRGHTGAGMSVIVLKPSYFERHNYNEKKCCLSVKCTVKMKVVLQKCKVKSLMHSPGDYILLSADKYEIKIWPIGREINCKCLKTLSVSEDRSISLQPRLHFDGKYIVCSSALGLYQWDFASYDILRVIKPPDFANLSLLGFGDIFALLFDNKYLYIMDLRTEKLISRWPLPEYRKSKRGSSFLAGEMSWLNGLDGQNDMGLVFATSMPDHSIHLVLWKEHG from the exons ATGGAGAAAAAGGACTTTGAAGCATGGCTTGATAACAtttctgttacatttttttctctgaCGGACTTGCAGAAAAATGAAACTCTGGATCACCTGATTAGTTTGAGTGGAGCAGTCCAGCTCAGGCACCTCTCCAATAACCTAGAGATTCTCCTTAAGCGGGACTTCCTCAAACTTCTTCCTCTGGAACTcagtttttatttgttaaaatggcTTGATCCTCAGACCTTACTCACATGTTGCCTCGTGTCAAAGCAGTGGAATAAGGTTATAAGTGCCTGCACAGAGGTGTGGCAAACTGCTTGTAAGAACTTGGGTTGGCAGATAGATGATTCTGTTCAGGACCCTCTGCACTGGAAGAAGGTTTACTTGAAGGCTATTTTAAGAATGAAGCAACTGAAGGACCATGAAGCCTTTGAGACATCCTCATTAATTGGACACAGTGCCAGAGTATATGCACTTTACTATAAAGATGGACTTCTTTGTACAG GTTCAGATGACCTATCTGCAAAGCTGTGGGATGTAAGCACAGGGCAGTGCATATATGGTATCCAGACACACACTTGTGCTACAGTGAAGTTTGATGAGCAAAAGCTTGTAACAGGATCCTTTGATAACACGGTAGCCTGTTGGGAATGGAGTTCAGGGGCCAAGATCCAGCATTTCAGAGGGCATACCGGTGCAG GAATGAGTGTGATTGTACTGAAGCCAAGCTACTTTGAAAGGCATAATTACAATGAAAAAAAGTGCTGCTTGTCTGTAAAGTGTACAGTCAAAATGAAG GTGGTTTTGCAGAAGTGTAAAGTCAAATCTCTCATGCATAGTCCTGGGGATTATATTCTTTTAAGTGCAGATAAGTATGAAATCAAG attTGGCCTATTGGAAGAGAAATAAACTGCAAATGCTTAAAAACCCTGTCTGTATCTGAAGATCGCAGCATCTCACTGCAGCCCAGACTGCACTTTGATGGTAAATACATAGTGTGCAGTTCAGCTCTAGGATTGTACCAGTGGGACTTTGCCAGCTATGATATTCTCAG GGTCATCAAACCTCCTGATTTTGCAAACTTGTCCTTGCTGGGCTTTGGAGATATATTTGCCCTATTATTTGATAACAAATACCTGTATATAATGGACTTGAGGACAGAAAAACTGATTAGCCGCTGGCCACTGCCAGAATATAGAAAGTCAAAGAGAGGTTCAAGCTTTTTGGCTGGTGAAATGTCTTGGCTAAATGGACTAGATGGCCAAAATGACATGGGCCTGGTTTTTGCCACCAGTATGCCAGACCACAGTATTCATTTGGTATTGTGGAAAGAACATGGCTGA
- the FBXW2 gene encoding F-box/WD repeat-containing protein 2 isoform X1 yields MEKKDFEAWLDNISVTFFSLTDLQKNETLDHLISLSGAVQLRHLSNNLEILLKRDFLKLLPLELSFYLLKWLDPQTLLTCCLVSKQWNKVISACTEVWQTACKNLGWQIDDSVQDPLHWKKVYLKAILRMKQLKDHEAFETSSLIGHSARVYALYYKDGLLCTGSDDLSAKLWDVSTGQCIYGIQTHTCATVKFDEQKLVTGSFDNTVACWEWSSGAKIQHFRGHTGAVFSVDYNDELDVLVSGSADFTLKVWALSTGMCLNTLTGHTEWVTKVVLQKCKVKSLMHSPGDYILLSADKYEIKIWPIGREINCKCLKTLSVSEDRSISLQPRLHFDGKYIVCSSALGLYQWDFASYDILRVIKPPDFANLSLLGFGDIFALLFDNKYLYIMDLRTEKLISRWPLPEYRKSKRGSSFLAGEMSWLNGLDGQNDMGLVFATSMPDHSIHLVLWKEHG; encoded by the exons ATGGAGAAAAAGGACTTTGAAGCATGGCTTGATAACAtttctgttacatttttttctctgaCGGACTTGCAGAAAAATGAAACTCTGGATCACCTGATTAGTTTGAGTGGAGCAGTCCAGCTCAGGCACCTCTCCAATAACCTAGAGATTCTCCTTAAGCGGGACTTCCTCAAACTTCTTCCTCTGGAACTcagtttttatttgttaaaatggcTTGATCCTCAGACCTTACTCACATGTTGCCTCGTGTCAAAGCAGTGGAATAAGGTTATAAGTGCCTGCACAGAGGTGTGGCAAACTGCTTGTAAGAACTTGGGTTGGCAGATAGATGATTCTGTTCAGGACCCTCTGCACTGGAAGAAGGTTTACTTGAAGGCTATTTTAAGAATGAAGCAACTGAAGGACCATGAAGCCTTTGAGACATCCTCATTAATTGGACACAGTGCCAGAGTATATGCACTTTACTATAAAGATGGACTTCTTTGTACAG GTTCAGATGACCTATCTGCAAAGCTGTGGGATGTAAGCACAGGGCAGTGCATATATGGTATCCAGACACACACTTGTGCTACAGTGAAGTTTGATGAGCAAAAGCTTGTAACAGGATCCTTTGATAACACGGTAGCCTGTTGGGAATGGAGTTCAGGGGCCAAGATCCAGCATTTCAGAGGGCATACCGGTGCAG TTTTTAGTGTGGACTACAATGATGAACTTGATGTTCTGGTCAGTGGTTCTGCAGACTTCACTTTGAAAGTATGGGCCTTATCAACAGGAATGTGCCTGAATACACTTACTGGACACACTGAATGGGTCACTAAG GTGGTTTTGCAGAAGTGTAAAGTCAAATCTCTCATGCATAGTCCTGGGGATTATATTCTTTTAAGTGCAGATAAGTATGAAATCAAG attTGGCCTATTGGAAGAGAAATAAACTGCAAATGCTTAAAAACCCTGTCTGTATCTGAAGATCGCAGCATCTCACTGCAGCCCAGACTGCACTTTGATGGTAAATACATAGTGTGCAGTTCAGCTCTAGGATTGTACCAGTGGGACTTTGCCAGCTATGATATTCTCAG GGTCATCAAACCTCCTGATTTTGCAAACTTGTCCTTGCTGGGCTTTGGAGATATATTTGCCCTATTATTTGATAACAAATACCTGTATATAATGGACTTGAGGACAGAAAAACTGATTAGCCGCTGGCCACTGCCAGAATATAGAAAGTCAAAGAGAGGTTCAAGCTTTTTGGCTGGTGAAATGTCTTGGCTAAATGGACTAGATGGCCAAAATGACATGGGCCTGGTTTTTGCCACCAGTATGCCAGACCACAGTATTCATTTGGTATTGTGGAAAGAACATGGCTGA
- the FBXW2 gene encoding F-box/WD repeat-containing protein 2 isoform X2 gives MKQLKDHEAFETSSLIGHSARVYALYYKDGLLCTGSDDLSAKLWDVSTGQCIYGIQTHTCATVKFDEQKLVTGSFDNTVACWEWSSGAKIQHFRGHTGAVFSVDYNDELDVLVSGSADFTLKVWALSTGMCLNTLTGHTEWVTKVVLQKCKVKSLMHSPGDYILLSADKYEIKIWPIGREINCKCLKTLSVSEDRSISLQPRLHFDGKYIVCSSALGLYQWDFASYDILRVIKPPDFANLSLLGFGDIFALLFDNKYLYIMDLRTEKLISRWPLPEYRKSKRGSSFLAGEMSWLNGLDGQNDMGLVFATSMPDHSIHLVLWKEHG, from the exons ATGAAGCAACTGAAGGACCATGAAGCCTTTGAGACATCCTCATTAATTGGACACAGTGCCAGAGTATATGCACTTTACTATAAAGATGGACTTCTTTGTACAG GTTCAGATGACCTATCTGCAAAGCTGTGGGATGTAAGCACAGGGCAGTGCATATATGGTATCCAGACACACACTTGTGCTACAGTGAAGTTTGATGAGCAAAAGCTTGTAACAGGATCCTTTGATAACACGGTAGCCTGTTGGGAATGGAGTTCAGGGGCCAAGATCCAGCATTTCAGAGGGCATACCGGTGCAG TTTTTAGTGTGGACTACAATGATGAACTTGATGTTCTGGTCAGTGGTTCTGCAGACTTCACTTTGAAAGTATGGGCCTTATCAACAGGAATGTGCCTGAATACACTTACTGGACACACTGAATGGGTCACTAAG GTGGTTTTGCAGAAGTGTAAAGTCAAATCTCTCATGCATAGTCCTGGGGATTATATTCTTTTAAGTGCAGATAAGTATGAAATCAAG attTGGCCTATTGGAAGAGAAATAAACTGCAAATGCTTAAAAACCCTGTCTGTATCTGAAGATCGCAGCATCTCACTGCAGCCCAGACTGCACTTTGATGGTAAATACATAGTGTGCAGTTCAGCTCTAGGATTGTACCAGTGGGACTTTGCCAGCTATGATATTCTCAG GGTCATCAAACCTCCTGATTTTGCAAACTTGTCCTTGCTGGGCTTTGGAGATATATTTGCCCTATTATTTGATAACAAATACCTGTATATAATGGACTTGAGGACAGAAAAACTGATTAGCCGCTGGCCACTGCCAGAATATAGAAAGTCAAAGAGAGGTTCAAGCTTTTTGGCTGGTGAAATGTCTTGGCTAAATGGACTAGATGGCCAAAATGACATGGGCCTGGTTTTTGCCACCAGTATGCCAGACCACAGTATTCATTTGGTATTGTGGAAAGAACATGGCTGA